TTGCAAAAAGCAGTCTTGTGTAGCAAGTTTCtaattattgaaatatttacCATTATTCTTACCTGAAGAGCATAAAAACTGTAGCTGGCATCAGGAAAATTTCATTGCAAGCAATGAATTTTAGAATATTCTGTTGATTAGCACTCAGTTTCTCTAAGAGATTTCTCAAAAAGGGCAAACTATTTGAACTTCGTgcctttaaagaagaaaaatttatttacagaaaacataaaagttACATCTATCTCCATTAgtacagagaaaacaaaatgcaaacaattgCTATTTACCACCCGTTTCAACATTTTAAGACCTCATCAGTTTTGAGATTAATATCCTAAGGAAAACTACTGCAGGCTTGGAACTCCATAATTTATAGAGTTCAATTAAAAGCATCAGATGTTGCAATTCCCTCACCCACCAATTTTAGGTTCAACTGCACAGAGACAGCCACGAGCCTTGTTCAGTCCACTAGGAGGAAGTGCCCATGGTAGCAAGACAGCCCACAGGAACACCAAAGCCTGGAGTTATGTTAACATGCACAAGGCATTGAGCAGCAAGTCCAACTGGCAAGTATTTTGCTTGCTAGTCTCATCCTGCAGTTTGTTACTTTATTACTGAAATAGAACAATAAAATTCAGAGGCTATGGTTTAGCTTGAAAAAGACATGTTGTAAGTTTCAACTTAATTGTTCCAcagattttgtttcttcaaagaaaagcatttgaagaaaaataattagtgagaaaaataattagctGAGATAAATAATTAGCTGAGATTCTATATTACAGTTTCATTCTAATTCCTCCAATGCAgccaaagaaaaccaaaccagagcAGCAACTCAAACCTGTTTATAAACCCCAAGAATACTAACTGTATTCGTTGTAACACATACATATCATACTTACATCAAGAACCTTCTTTGTGTATGTGGCAGCATGAAGCAAAGAGAACAGCAGAACTGGAAAAATACTCACTGAAGCAAGCCATAAGGAAAATTACAGGCTGTGCAAGTGCTTCATTTCTCCATGATGTTACACCAGTGACAGCTTGATGATCTTTGCAAAAGTTTGGCTGGAATGGCCTATACTGGATGAAGATATGTCTAAGTCTATGACCTATATTTATAgctcttccttctgcttcttaCACTTTTTTGCTATGCACTTTTATTACCTTCAAAATATGGGTGTCTGCAAGTATGCAAAAGTATAACACACACCATTAGACAGCAGTGCACTTCTACTGAAATGTGTTCTCTCTGTACAGAAGGCACACCTGAGCTTACTACTGAAAACCTCTGAAATATGTGTAGTCATATCTTTGGTTAAAAGATgctacaaaattaatttctttaccAAAGAACATGCAGTTGCCAGCCATTCTGATTTTACAGATCAAGAATGTGGGCATTACTCTGCCAGAAGGATTTTAAGAGTAGGACATTAAGCATATATCATGTGGCATTAAGAAATGTCAGCTCTGACATGTCACTTTGACAATCCACAGAGCAAATTTTGCAGACTTTTATCAGTTTAATAACTTATCTGAGAAAGTTACTACTAAATAATTATCTCTCTACACGATGAATGTCTACTACAGTGAGAAGACATATAAACCCTGCACTGGCAATAAATGAAATACCATCTTCTCCAAATATCACTGGAGGCTGGTCATAAAATCCACTAACTTAAgcctcaaaaaaagaaaatctaagtAGACAGAGAATGCAGTGCTCTAATTATAGAGCTGATTAAACTGAATATGGATCAATCAACATAAGCCTCTCATATTTTAGACAGAGTATGTTCTATAAATAGCAAACATATCAAAGTAGTTCAACTAGCTTTTCAAATCATGGCAAAGGTGATGAAAGAATCATGtttttaacatatttaaaaacattagcAGGATGATACAAGAAAAGGATACTCGTAACAGGGTAGGAATTCACAAAGATAAGGGAGTACAACAGGTAATGGCAGCTGTCCTCCAGCAAAGCCTGAGCCAGaaaagccctgctcagctggaagTGTGGTAGCCTTTGGTGTAGTCGGAGGGCACTGGTAAGAGCGTTTGCCAGCAAGGCACGCTGGTAAAAGCTTGCTGCTTCGTGCAACCTGCAAATCATCAGAGGAGATGTTACCATGTGAACCAAGCTCAGAAGTCTTCTACCTTCGAGAATTGCATCACAACTGAACAATGCctgaagtatttatttatattattgtaCATAAGCACTATTCCCAGAAAATAACTCAAAGGCTGTTTAACACTGACTTTACTGCAGGTGCCTAAGACAACTCAATATAATACTCCATTTATACACAAAAACATGCATTTACCACTACTTTACATTTTTTCAATACATTTTCCAAACACATCTATTAGTGTTTTAAACCAATCTAAAATCTGTAAGCTATCCTGACAAAAAGCATCTAAGTAACCCAAATAACAGCAATTTACCTTACATGAAAAAACAATTCTGTGCAAAGAGAATCTAGTtgtttgtaaatatttacatttatatttcagtatgtaatatttatatttttattagagTACATACCCTAGAAGAGGCAGGACAAATAAAGCTGAGCAGTAAACCGTGAACAAGCGGGAAATCCACATTGCTGTATCCAACTTGTTAGCCATCAGAAATTGCtatattggaaaagaaaaaaaaaaaaagaaaaaaaaagaccagcCCCACCAGAAGTTGGTATTTTAATACTTGCATACAATGAACATTCTTCCCAACTCTATTAAATTTCAAATCTTTCTCCAACCTCAAATATAAGCAAATTATAGCCTGAggcagaaagctttttttttagttctatAATACTTGGCTCATATGATGTTACTAGCCAGATCAAAAATAGCTTAGCTTCCTCAAAACCAAGAGTTTCCTTTGTACATTACAATCAAATACAGTGgtaaaaacttaaaaaaaaattgtttttctatCCAAATATGCCTCACTAAACCGTCAGCTTCACAAATGTTATCATGTAGGGTCTCTAGACCTGACTGACTTTTGCTTCAAGGTTTCTTTTATAATTCAATGCACAAACCTGGGGCTAAATCTCCACAATTCTTCCAatttaagggggaaaaatacaGGGTCAGGTAAAGCTAGCAAAACCACATTACAAGGAAAGTGAAATCGTTTTGGCTTACATATTCCTGAccttgaaaaagcagaaaa
The window above is part of the Molothrus ater isolate BHLD 08-10-18 breed brown headed cowbird chromosome 4, BPBGC_Mater_1.1, whole genome shotgun sequence genome. Proteins encoded here:
- the TMEM33 gene encoding transmembrane protein 33, with translation MADSTQNGPMPGGAGGGAVQFLMANKLDTAMWISRLFTVYCSALFVLPLLGLHEAASFYQRALLANALTSALRLHQRLPHFQLSRAFLAQALLEDSCHYLLYSLIFVNSYPVTMSIFPVLLFSLLHAATYTKKVLDARSSNSLPFLRNLLEKLSANQQNILKFIACNEIFLMPATVFMLFSGQGSLLQPFIYYRFLTLRYSSRRNPYCRTLFTELRIVVEHLITKPSCPVFVRRLCLSGISFISRLAPTVA